One Algibacter sp. L3A6 genomic region harbors:
- a CDS encoding DUF5458 family protein: MANTENSQQSLQEKSYSQQIQEKSNALTKYGGFDLLESAIDNVQNLNPERKARRKIFLTENNKKQERSDLLKVLKLWSETLKSDGDLIDIIEKTDEKAEHSKAVLKKNLKIALDETRELEASYRSVALFYKNTDEASIKNATIVNAEMDQLSDLDNTRFFDYIREEIVSSYDRLDLRDNYALLVLPGYLGSKAVVDKWAKMAHSNKVTMVTDFAHLDEPDDVMELFESANLASGDAYLSNTIMTCNWLVGRNKETELGEEEDVFVPPSGALAGSMYKTLMSQVTAGKKHGGLSEVESVRFDLKKSEIATLESLGLVPMVNEYGKVMAFSAKTLFNGDNIGLQTYSVVRVFDYISKVLMDFLNRRAFENFNTKTRNEILKQIVKFLDGVTGPDKLIENFDIKRFEQDRDQKDKIHVDIRLKPYFPAKNFLITMDGQKGDEGTEWDTDYAEQ, encoded by the coding sequence ATGGCAAATACAGAAAATAGTCAGCAAAGCTTACAAGAAAAATCTTATTCGCAACAAATTCAAGAAAAATCCAATGCGTTAACTAAATACGGAGGGTTTGATCTTTTAGAATCTGCAATTGATAATGTTCAAAATTTAAACCCTGAGCGTAAAGCAAGGCGTAAAATATTTTTAACAGAAAATAATAAAAAACAAGAACGTAGTGATTTACTTAAAGTATTAAAACTATGGTCGGAAACGCTAAAGTCTGATGGTGATCTTATTGACATTATAGAAAAAACAGACGAAAAAGCAGAGCATTCTAAAGCGGTCTTAAAAAAGAACTTAAAAATAGCGTTAGATGAAACAAGAGAGCTAGAAGCATCTTATCGTTCTGTAGCGTTGTTTTACAAAAATACAGATGAAGCGTCTATTAAGAATGCAACTATTGTAAATGCTGAGATGGATCAATTATCAGATCTTGATAATACAAGATTTTTTGATTATATCCGTGAAGAAATAGTATCTAGTTATGATCGTTTAGACTTAAGAGATAATTACGCTTTACTAGTGTTACCTGGATATTTAGGTAGTAAAGCCGTAGTAGATAAATGGGCTAAAATGGCGCATAGCAATAAAGTAACTATGGTTACCGATTTTGCGCATTTAGATGAGCCGGACGATGTTATGGAGCTTTTTGAAAGTGCAAACTTAGCAAGTGGAGATGCTTATCTATCTAATACCATTATGACATGTAATTGGTTGGTAGGAAGAAATAAAGAAACAGAACTAGGAGAAGAAGAAGATGTTTTTGTTCCACCATCTGGAGCTTTAGCTGGTAGCATGTATAAAACACTGATGTCTCAGGTAACTGCAGGTAAAAAACATGGTGGTTTAAGTGAAGTAGAATCTGTACGCTTTGATTTAAAAAAGAGTGAGATTGCTACATTAGAAAGCTTAGGTTTAGTACCTATGGTTAACGAATATGGTAAGGTTATGGCATTTTCTGCTAAAACATTATTTAATGGCGATAACATCGGTCTGCAAACATACTCTGTAGTTCGTGTGTTTGATTACATATCTAAAGTTTTAATGGACTTTTTAAATCGTCGTGCTTTTGAAAACTTTAATACTAAAACTAGAAACGAAATTTTAAAACAAATTGTTAAGTTTTTAGATGGTGTTACTGGTCCAGATAAGTTAATTGAAAACTTTGATATTAAAAGGTTTGAACAAGACCGAGATCAAAAAGATAAAATACACGTGGATATTCGGTTAAAACCGTATTTCCCTGCAAAAAACTTCTTAATTACTATGGATGGTCAAAAAGGAGATGAAGGTACCGAGTGGGATACTGACTATGCAGAACAATAA
- a CDS encoding GPW/gp25 family protein, protein MQHKYYKLPLNATALINNGSVEKSSIEESVANYIHLIMTTRFGECNFDLSFGCAVWDVDFNNISSDNKLRVIVSDSLVKSLKKHETRLSNLEFDVNIEQEEINIKREKSRIKKSVYVMVKGVVKKTNEPFKYVEHFYIAPLSY, encoded by the coding sequence ATGCAACATAAATATTATAAATTACCACTAAATGCCACTGCGTTAATTAATAATGGATCCGTAGAGAAATCTAGTATTGAGGAGTCTGTTGCTAATTATATTCATTTAATAATGACCACGCGTTTTGGTGAGTGTAATTTCGATTTATCTTTTGGATGTGCCGTTTGGGATGTCGATTTTAATAATATATCGTCTGATAATAAGCTTAGAGTTATTGTCTCTGATTCTCTAGTAAAATCATTGAAAAAGCATGAAACTAGACTTTCTAACTTAGAATTTGATGTAAATATAGAACAAGAAGAAATAAATATTAAACGCGAGAAAAGTAGAATTAAAAAATCTGTATATGTAATGGTTAAAGGTGTCGTTAAAAAAACGAATGAACCTTTTAAATATGTAGAGCATTTTTATATAGCCCCTTTATCTTATTGA